The following proteins are co-located in the Micromonospora coriariae genome:
- a CDS encoding OmpL47-type beta-barrel domain-containing protein, producing MIRRLKAALAALLLTVIPLAGVPASAAPRVAEQVLTWTADDDITRYKSAPTQAVAGATTIIWENSAATGNTTGMPHTLTFDTTTDGYNHDVTLNILANPFDVNNGRHEATVTLTPGRYRYFCSIPGHSQMVGELIVTDGGGGGDTTPPAVSATVAGDRDQEGNYTGTATVTVTATDAGSGVETVEYQVDDTSFLPYTQPVPVTAIGDHSVQFRATDQAGNTSEVGSVSFRIVEPSEDDTTPPVVTADLAGDRDGDGNYIGTATATLAATDADSGVATIEYSLDGAAFTAYSQPIVVDDVGMHMLHYRATDVAGNTSAEQMAHFTVVEPQAEDTTPPTVSATITGEQNDDGAYVGGATVTVTATDDGSGVASIEYALGTGAWTPYASPVSVRTTGAHTLRYRATDVAGNASAEQSATFTVVADGTDACPDSDTRARVIIDGDDTGVANVDTGDGCTINDLIDEGAAYPGHAVFVRHVEAVTATLVAGGTLTLRQQGAIVRAAARSDVGA from the coding sequence ATGATCCGACGACTGAAGGCCGCGCTGGCGGCACTCCTGCTCACGGTGATCCCGTTGGCCGGTGTGCCCGCCTCCGCCGCCCCGCGCGTCGCGGAACAGGTGCTGACCTGGACCGCCGACGACGACATCACCCGCTACAAGTCCGCGCCCACCCAGGCGGTGGCCGGGGCGACCACGATCATCTGGGAGAACAGCGCGGCCACCGGCAACACCACCGGGATGCCGCACACGCTGACCTTCGACACCACCACCGACGGCTACAACCACGACGTCACGCTGAACATCCTGGCCAACCCGTTCGATGTGAACAACGGACGGCACGAGGCGACGGTGACCCTGACGCCGGGCAGGTACCGCTACTTCTGCTCCATCCCCGGCCACAGCCAGATGGTCGGCGAGCTGATCGTCACCGACGGCGGCGGAGGCGGCGACACCACACCGCCGGCGGTCTCGGCCACCGTGGCCGGCGACCGCGACCAGGAAGGCAACTACACAGGTACGGCCACGGTGACCGTCACGGCCACCGACGCCGGGTCGGGCGTGGAAACCGTCGAGTACCAGGTCGACGACACCAGCTTCCTGCCGTACACGCAGCCCGTGCCGGTCACCGCGATCGGCGACCACTCGGTGCAGTTCCGCGCCACCGACCAGGCGGGCAACACGAGTGAGGTCGGCTCGGTGTCGTTCCGGATCGTCGAGCCGAGCGAGGACGACACCACCCCACCGGTGGTGACCGCCGACCTGGCCGGCGACCGGGACGGCGACGGCAACTACATCGGTACGGCCACCGCCACGCTGGCCGCCACCGACGCGGATTCCGGTGTCGCCACGATCGAGTACTCGTTGGACGGGGCCGCCTTCACCGCGTACTCCCAACCGATAGTGGTCGACGACGTCGGCATGCACATGCTGCACTACCGGGCGACCGACGTCGCCGGGAACACGTCGGCCGAGCAGATGGCCCACTTCACCGTCGTCGAGCCGCAGGCCGAGGACACCACCCCGCCCACGGTGTCCGCCACAATCACCGGCGAACAGAACGACGACGGCGCGTACGTGGGCGGTGCGACGGTGACCGTCACGGCAACCGACGACGGTTCGGGTGTCGCGTCGATCGAGTACGCGCTCGGCACCGGCGCCTGGACTCCGTACGCCAGCCCGGTCTCCGTCCGTACCACCGGGGCGCACACCCTGCGCTACCGGGCGACGGACGTCGCCGGGAACGCCTCCGCCGAGCAGTCGGCGACGTTCACGGTCGTGGCGGACGGCACCGACGCCTGCCCCGACTCGGACACCCGGGCCAGAGTGATCATCGACGGCGACGACACCGGCGTCGCCAACGTCGACACCGGCGACGGCTGCACCATCAACGACCTGATCGACGAAGGCGCCGCCTACCCCGGGCACGCCGTATTCGTCCGGCACGTCGAAGCGGTCACCGCGACCCTGGTGGCCGGCGGCACCCTCACCCTGCGGCAGCAGGGCGCCATCGTCCGGGCCGCAGCCCGATCGGACGTCGGCGCATGA